The following are encoded together in the Brassica napus cultivar Da-Ae chromosome A9, Da-Ae, whole genome shotgun sequence genome:
- the LOC106349180 gene encoding UDP-N-acetylglucosamine diphosphorylase 1, with protein sequence MRDPSMERENGASDSTAATTTTTTTEITSPPPMNSPRQALIERLKDYGQEDVFALWDELSPDEREFLVRDIESLDLPRIDRIIRCSLQSQGLPVAAIEPVPENWVSTVDGRKMEDREKWWKMGLKTIYEGKLGVVLLSGGQGTRLGISDPKGCFNIGLPSGKSLFQIQAERILCIQRLAAQVVGEGPTRPVTIHWYIMTSPFTDEATRKYFSSHKYFGLEPDQISFFQQGTLPCISKEGKFIMETPFSLAKAPDGNGGVYGALKSSRLLEDMASRGIKYVDCYGVDNVMVRVADPTFLGYFIDKGAASAAKVVRKAYPQEQVGVFVRRGKGGPLTVVEYSELDQSMASAINQRTGRLQYCWSNVCLHMFTLDFINQVATGLEKDSVYHLAEKKIPSMNGYTMGLKLEQFIFDSFLYAPSTALFEVLREEEFAPVKNVNGSNFDTPESARLSVLRLHTRWVIAAGGFLTHSVPLYATGVEVSPLCSYAGENLEAICRGRTFHAPCEISL encoded by the exons atgagagaccCGTCgatggagagagagaatggAGCATCTGATTCAACGGCGGCGACAACAACAACGACCACGACAGAGATAACTTCTCCTCCTCCGATGAATTCACCGCGTCAAGCATTGATTGAGAGATTAAAAGATTATGGACAAGAAGATGTTTTCGCTCTTTGGGACGAGCTCTCACCGGACGAACGAGAGTTCCTTGTCAGAGACATCGAG AGTTTGGATCTTCCAAGAATAGATCGGATCATCAGATGCTCACTTCAGTCTCAAG gCTTGCCTGTGGCGGCGATAGAGCCAGTGCCGGAGAATTGGGTCTCGACGGTTGATGGAAGAAAAATGGAAGACAGAGAGAAGTGGTGGAAGATGGGATTAAAGACTATCTATGAAGGCAAACTAGGAGTGGTACTTTTGTCTGGTGGACAG GGGACAAGACTTGGAATTTCAGACCCAAAAGGATGTTTCA ATATCGGACTTCCATCAGGAAAGTCGCTCTTTCAGATTCAAGCAGAGAGAATCTTGTGTATCCAAAGACTTGCTGCTCAAGTAGTGGGTGAAG GTCCAACTCGCCCAGTTACAATACATTGGTATATTATGACTAGTCCATTTACTGATGAGGCGACACGAAAATATTTTTCGAGTCACAAGTACTTTGGCCTTGAACCAGATCAA ATCAGTTTTTTCCAACAAGGTACTTTGCCTTGCATTtcaaaggaaggaaagtttatcATGGAGacaccttttagt CTAGCTAAAGCTCCAGATGGTAACGGGGGAGTCTATGGAG CTCTAAAGTCTTCAAGGTTATTAGAGGATATGGCTTCAAGGGGAATAAAATATGTGGATTGCTATGGTGTTGACAATGTCATG GTTCGAGTAGCTGATCCTACATTTCTAGGGTACTTTATCGATAAAGGTGCTGCTTCGGCTGCAAAAGTTGTGCGGAAG GCATATCCTCAAGAACAGGTTGGAGTATTTGTTAGAAGAGGAAAAGGTGGACCGTTGACTGTAGTTGAATACAGTGAGCTAGATCAGTCAATGGCTTCTGCTATTAATCAACGAACAGGGCGTCTTCAATATTGCTGGAGTAAT GTGTGCTTGCACATGTTCACTTTAGATTTCATTAATCAAGTCGCAACCGGCCTAGAGAAAGACAGCGT CTACCACTTGGCGGAGAAGAAGATACCATCTATGAATGGATACACAATGGGACTGAAACTAGAACAATTCATTTTTGATTCCTTTCTGTATGCTCCTTCAACCGCACTCTTTGAG GTgttaagagaagaagagttTGCGCCAGTGAAGAATGTAAATGGGTCCAATTTCGATACACCGGAAAGTGCGAGGCTTTCGGTTCTAAGGCTACACACACGTTGGGTTATAGCAGCTGGTGGTTTTCTAACACATTCTGTGCCTTTATATGCAACtg GTGTTGAGGTTTCACCGTTGTGCTCGTACGCCGGAGAAAATCTTGAAGCTATTTGTCGTGGAAGAACGTTTCATGCACCTTGTGAAATCTCCctctaa